Within Saccharomonospora cyanea NA-134, the genomic segment ACGCCACGAGCTTGCAACCTCAAGCAAGATCGAGGTCAATCGGCGCGGAAACCAGCCACCTCGGTACTCGACTTCCACGAAAGCCGCAGGAAGGACCCGCCTCGAAGGCGGAGGCTGAATGATCAGTCCAAAGGCGTCCCAATCACCGAGCCGAGCGACCGGCGCTGTGGCTCCGCCCCCACTCTCTGGGGTGGCCGAACATCCCACCGCGCTCGGATCAGGCCGGGGTGTTCAGGGATGCGATGGCCGCGGTGATTCCCTTCTTGTCGTAGCTGCTCGTGGGCATGGTGGCGCCGTGGGCGTGGCGGACGATCCCGTGGGAGTCGACGAGGATGCTGCCGGACTGCTGCATCGAACCGAAGACCTTCCTGCTCAGCCCGACCATCTCGTGTGGGCTGTCGCGGCGTCCGGTGAGAACGGGGAACGGGATCTGGTGTCTGGCCTTCCACGCGGCCGCCTTCTCACGATCCTCCGGGACCGCGAGCAGGACACGGACGTTGTCGGCCGCCAGTTCGTCACCACTTCTGACGAGGTCCCGGACATGCCTGTTGCAGACCGGGCACGACGTCGAACGCACGAAGAAGAGCAGCACCGCGTGCCTGCCCCGGTAGTCGGACAGACGGACGGTCTGTCCTGTGGTGTCTTCCAGCACCAGCTGCGGTGCGGGCGATCCGGCTGCGAGCATGGCGAGATTTCCCTTCGAATCGGGTTGTCGAAAACGTCGGTTCGGGCCAACTGCTGAGGGCTAGGTCGAGGGGCTTTCGGCGTCCTCGCTCCCACCACGAAGGCTGAGCCGGAGCGTGGTCCTGGCTCGATGCAGATGGGACTTCATCGCCGCGGTGCTCAGACCGAGCGCCTCGGCGACCGCCCGTCCCGGATGCCCCAGCACGTCACGCATGATCAGCACACGGCGCTGGACGTCGGGCAACGCCCGGATCGCCGCTGCGACGCGCTCGGCTTCCAGACGCTTGAGGACTTCGTCCTCGGCCGACGCGACGGGACCGAGGCCGGCCCCGTCGTGGTGGTCGAGCAGGCGCCGGGCACGGCGCAGGCATTCGTGCCGGACGATCCGGAACATCCAGGAAGCCAGCGCCGCCGAGGCACGCAACGAACCGATCTTGCGGTAGAGGATGATCAACGCTTCCTGTGCCGCGTCCTCGGCGTCCTGCCGAGATGCGCAGAGATGTTCGGCGAAGCGTCGCACGTGCGGATGAGCCCCGTGCACCACAGCGGTGATCGACTCCAGGTCACCTCCCTGCGCGGCCTCGATCAGCTGTTCACTCGCCCAACCACGGTCGACCACGCCCACCTCCGAACCACGGAGCGAACTCATCGCGCCTGCCCCTCCTGACGTAACCATCGCCCCATAAGAGACCCCGACACCGCGAAAGGATTCACCCCGACTCCGGGAAGTCCCTTCGACCACGCAGCGAACACGTACGGAGCAACCGGCGCGGAACCGGCCCCGCCCCCGGTGTGGTGGTCAGAGGCTGCCGGGCACGACCAGACCTGATTCGTAGGCGAAGACGACGAGCTGAGCGCGGTCGCGGGCGTGGAGCTTGGTCATGGCCCGGTTGACATGGGTTTTCGCGGTCAGTGGGCTGATCACCAGACGATGGGCGATCTGCTCGTTGGACAGGCCCTGGGCGACCAGCGTGACCACCTCGCGTTCCCGGTTGGTCAGACCGTCCAGCTTTCTGCCCGCACCGGTGGCGACGAGCGGGCCGCTGACGTACCGGTCGATCAGCTTCCGGGTGATCGACGGTGCGAGCAGGGCGTCGCCACGCGCGGCGACCCGTACGGCGTGCAGAAAGTCCTCCGGCTCGATGTCCTTGACGAGGAACCCGGCCGCGCCGGCCCGCAACGCGTTGAACACGTATTCGTCGAGACCGTAGTTCGTCAGGATGACGACGTGGACCTCGGCCAGGGACGGCTCCTCGGCGATCCGCCGAGTCACCTCGATACCGTCCATGACGGGCATCGAAACGTCGACGAGCGCGATGTCGGGCAGGTGTGTCCTGACCAGCTCCACACCCTCGCGGCCGTTCGTGGCCTCGGCCACCACCTCGATGTCGTCCTCGGCGTCGAGGAGCGCGCGGAACCCACTGCGGACAAGCGGCTGGTCGTCGACGAGCAGGACGCGGATCATGCCACTGGCTCCACGGGCAGTTCGGCCTGGACGGCGAAGCCGCCCTGTTCTCGCGGCTCCGCACGAAGGTGCCCTCCGAGAGCGGTGACGCGTTCTCGCATTCCCAGCAACCCGACTCCGGGCACCGGCATGGACTCCGGAGTGGCCTTGCCGTCGTCTTCGACCCGGACCACCACGGCATCGGGACGGTATTCGATGTGGATCGAGGCGACGGTGGCGTCGGCGTGGCGCGCGATGTTGGTCAAAGCCTCCTGCACGATCCGGTAGGTGGTGCGCTGCACCGTGGAAGGCACTTCGGTCCGTGCTCCCTCGACCGTGAGCTTCGCGTCGAGCCCTGCCATGCGCGCCCTTTCGACCAGCACCGAAACGTCGTCGATCCCGCGCGCCGAGTCCCTGTCGTCACCACGCAACACCTCCAGCGTCGCACGCAGCTCGCGGGCCGCCTCGCGACCGGCTTCCAGGATCGCCACCAGGGCGTCCGGCACCTGCTCGCCACGCCTGCGGGCGAGATGGACGGCGACCTCGGCCTGGACCTTGATGACCGAGATCTGGTGGGTGAGGGAATCGTGCAACTCCCTCGCGATGTGGAGGCGTTCCTCGTCGGCACGGCGCCGCGCGGTCTCCTCGCGGGTGCGCTCGGCCTCCTCCGCCCGGCGCTCGGCCTGCCGCAGCGCTTCCCCGGCCGCACCGGCCGCGACCAGCCAGGCCAGTTCGAGGACGTCCCGGGACTGCGTGAACGCCGTCCCCGGGGGCACGTCCTGGGCGGAGACCAGGATCGCGAGCGGAAGGGCGCCCAACATGACCACCGAGGCCGCCACCGTGACGACACGGTGGCCCGCTCGCATCGCGGCGTAAACCGCGAACAGATACGCGACGACAGGCACGTCGAAGCCGACGGCCTGGTAACCCAGCGCGCACAGCCCGGTGACGGCAAGCACGGTGATCGGGCTCCGGCGTCGTACGGCCAGCGAGAGACCACCTGCTGCCAGCAGCACGTGACCCAGCGGGTCGAGACTCGTGGCCGGGTGTTGCCCGGACAAACCTGTCACCAGCAGAGCCGCGGCCACGCCAACGGCGATCAACCAGTCTGCGACACCGATCCGTGTCTCGTTCACGCGGGCACCCTATTCGGACGCGGACGCGGACGAATCCCGCGCGGAGACGATCAACCGCCTACCGCGATCGTGGTAGGCGCCCACGACTCCGACGGCGTCCGCAGTAGACGGACACCACGTCGGTCGCAGCGTCGGATGACCGCGTCCGTACGACGATCGGAAGTGCCGCTCGGGGACATGATGCAGCCACGTCCAGTCACAGAGGAAGGGATGAAACTCCCCATGTCCGTCCGTCACGCACTCACCGCCGCGCCCATCGCCTCGACCGGAGCCCTGACGCTCACCACACCAGCGGCCGCGCACGTCCTGGCGCAACCGGCCATCGACGCGCTCACCGTGACCCCGGGCCGCCTGTGGTCCCTCGTGGCCGCGTTGGTGGCGGTGGCCGGTGTAGTGGTCGCCGGGGTGGCGCTGGCCCGTCCCAACGGTCGGCTCGGCACCGGACCGAGGCCGACTGGCGCCCTCGTGGCACTGGCCGCCGGGGTGGCCGGCATGGTCACCGGAGGACTCGTCGTGATCACGGCCGAGGGCGGCCCGGGCACCGGCTACGGGATCGTCGGCGGCTTCCTCGACCTGGCCGTCGGGTTGCTCGCCGTCGTCCTCGGCGCGCTCGCCCTGGCCCGGGCCAAACGCACCGCCTGACCGGCGGCCCGCAGCGGCGCACTCACCCTCACTCCCCCGCGCCGACGTAGTCCGCGAGGTGCTCGCCGGTGAGGGTGGAGCGAGCGGCGACGAGGTCGGCGGGGGTGCCCTCGAAGACGATCCGGCCGCCGTCGTGGCCCGCGCCGGGGCCGAGGTCGATGATCCAGTCGGCGTGGGCCATGACCGCCTGGTGGTGCTCGACGACGATGACCGACTTGCCGGAGTCGACGAGCCGATCGAGCAGTCCGAGCAACTGCTCGACGTCGGCGAGGTGCAGGCCGGTGGTCGGCTCGTCGAGGACGTAGACCCCACCCTGCTCCGCCATGTGAACGGCCAGCTTGAGCCGCTGCCGCTCGCCACCGGACAGCGTCGTGAGCGGCTGTCCGAGGCGGAGGTAACCGAGTCCGACGTCGGCGAGGCGCTGAAGGATCTTGTGCGCGGCCGGGATGCGTGCCTCACCGGCGCCGAAGAACTCCTCGGCCTCCGCCACCGACATCGCGAGCACCTCGCTGATGTCGCGACCGCCGAACCGGTACTCCAGCACCGAGGCCTGGAACCGCTTGCCCTCGCACTCCTCACACGGGGCGGAGACGCCCGCCATCACCGCCAGGTCCAGGTAGACGACGCCGGCCCCGTTGCAGTTGGGACAGGCTCCCTCGGAGTTGGCGCTGAACAGCCCCGGCTTCACGCCGTTCGCCTTCGCGAACGCCTTGCGGATCGGGTCGAGCAGTCCCGTGTAGGTCGCCGGGTTGCTGCGCCGCGAGCCACGGATCGCGCCCTGGTCGATCGACACCACACCGGCGTCCGCGGGGATCGAGGAGTGCACGAGCGAGCTCTTGCCGGAACCGGCGACGCCGGTGACGACGACGAGCACCCCGAGCGGGATGTCGACGTCGACGTCTCGAAGGTTGTTCGCCGTCGCGCCTCGGATCTCCAGCGCGCCGGTGGGCTTTCGCACCGTCTCCTTGAGCGCGGCCCGGTCGCCGAGGTGGCGACCGGTGAGGGTGTCGCTGTCACGCAGTTCCTCGACGGTGCCCTCGAAGCAGACGGTGCCGCCCGCCGAACCCGCGCCGGGACCGAGGTCGACGACGTGGTCGGCGATGGCGATCGTCTCGGGCTTGTGTTCCACGACGAGCACCGTGTTGCCCTTGTCCCGCAGCCGCAGCAGCAGGTTGTTCATCCGCTGGATGTCGTGAGGGTGCAGCCCGATGGTGGGTTCGTCGAAGACGTAGGTGACGTCGGTCAGCGCGGAACCGAGGTGCCGGATCATCTTGGTGCGCTGCGCCTCACCGCCCGAGAGGGTGCCCGAGGGACGGTCGAGCGACAGGTAACCGAGCCCGATCTCCACGAACGAGTCGAGGGTGTGCCGCAGCGTGTCCAGCAGGGGTTTCACGGAGGGCTCATCGATGCCGCGAACCCACTCGGCGAGGTCACTGATCTGCATCGCACAGGCGTCGGCGATGCTGATCCCGGCGATCTTCGACGACCGTGCCTCCTTGCTGAGCCGCGTGCCGTCGCACTCGGGGCAGGCGGTGAAGGTGACCGCCCGGTCGACGAAGGCCCGGATGTGCGGCTGCATCGACTCGCGGTCCTTGGACAGGAACGACTTCTGGATCTTCGGGATCAGGCCCTCGTAGGTGAGTTTGACCCCCTCGATCTTCACCTTGGTCGGCTCCCGGTAGAGGAAGTCGGCGAGCTCCTGCTCGGTGTACTCCCGGATCGGCTTGTTCGGGTCGACGAACCCGGACTCGGCGTAGACCCGGACGGTCCAGAAGCTGTCCGACTTCCAGCCCGGGATGGTGAAGGCGCCCTCGGCGAGCGACTTGGAGTCGTCGTAGAGCTGGGTGAGGTCGATGTCGGTGACGGTGCCCATGCCCTCACAGCGCGGGCACATGCCGCCGGTGATGCTGAACTCGCGCCGTTCCTTCACCGTCTTGCCACCACGCTCCAGCGTCACCGCACCGGCTCCGCTGATCGAGGCGACGTTGAACGAGAAGGCCTGCGGGGAACCGATGTGGGGCTGCCCGAGCCTGCTGAACAGGATGCGGAGCAGGGCGCCGGTGTCGGTCACGGTGCCGACCGTCGAACGGGGGTTGGCACCGATCCGCTCCTGGTCGACGATGATCGCGGTCGTGAGTCCGTCCAGCACGTCGACGTCGGGGCGCGCCATGGTGGGCATGAACCCCTGCACGAAGGCGCTGTAGGTCTCGTTGATCAGCCGCTGGGACTCCGCGGCGATCGTGCCGAACACGAGCGAGCTCTTGCCGGAGCCGGAGACACCGGTGAACACCGTCAGGCGGCGCTTCGGGAGCTCGACGCTGATGTCGGCGAGATTGTTCACGCGCGCACCGTGCACGCGGATCAGGTCGTGGCTGTCGGCGGCGTGCACCGCAGGCGTCTCCCGGCTCGGTCGCGACTGCGTTCTCGTGGCCGTGCTCATCGTGTCTCCTCTGTCAGGCGGGGCGGTGCCGACCGCCCCGGCACCCGGGTTCCTCCCAGGTGCCGTGTGCGGGTCGTCAGGTCGTCGGGTCGTCGCAGTGGTCGGACGCGCGTCCGGGACTCACCGCAGCTCGAAAATGCGGACCATGTTGCCCGCCGGATCGCGGAAAGCGCAGTCGCGGACGCCCCATGGCTGGTCGGTCGGTTCCTGGACGACCTCGGCGTCACCGGACTGCAGTCGCTCGAAGGTACCGTCGAGGTCCTTGGTGGCCAGGTTGATGCTGGCGTAGGTGCCCTTGGCCATCATCTCGGCGATGGTGCGGCGCTCGTCGTCGGTGATGCCGGGGTCGGCCGCGGGCGGGTGCAGCACGATGGACGTGCCGGGCTGCCCCGGAGGGCCCACCGTGATCCAGTGCATCCCCTGGTACTCGACGTCGTTGCGGACTTCGAAGCCGAGCGTGTCCCGGTAGAAGGCCAGGGAGGCCTCCGGGTCGGTGTGCGGCAGGAACGTCTGGTGAATGGTGAGATCTGTGGTGTTCATGGCCGTCACGCTATTGCGCCCCGGCGAGGTGATGCTTCTCGATTCCTGACCGGTCTCGTGACCCGTTTCGCCACACACGGCGGCATCCCTTCGGCCTCGCGCGCCGACTCCCGCCGGTAGACGCTGGGTGGCACACCGACCAACTCGGTGAAGCGGGTGCTGAAGGTGCCCAGCGACGAGCAACCGACCGCGAAACAGACCTCGGTGACGCTGAGGTCACCGCGACGCAGCAGCGCCATCGCACGCTCGATGCGCCGCGTCATCAGGTACGAGTACGGCGACTCGCCGTAGGCTCGCCGGAACTGGCGGCTGAGGTGCCCGGCCGACATGTTGACACCGCGGGCGAGTGCCTCGACGTTCAGCGGCTGCGCGTACTCCCGGTCGATCCGGTCGCGCACCCGGCGCAGCAGTGCGAGGTCGCGCAGGTACTGCGCCGCGGGTGACACCTCCTGCGGTCGGGAGGCCGCGGGAACGGATGGGGCGCCGGTCACAACTGTCACGACCGGAATCGTACGGCGCCCCGGTGACAGCCGGTATCGTCGACGCCCCGCTCCATCGGGTCCGTGGGGTCGAAACGCGCGGAGGCACTCTCACGGCATCCGTTCCCAGAAGTCGAGGCGGTGCTCGGCCACGTAGTCCGTGCCGCCGACGCGGTCGGGTGCCAGCGACTGGACGTGGCCGGTGCCGAAGCCGGGCCAGGCGGGGAGGTCGTCGCGGCCGGGATCACCGTCAGCGGCGAAGGCCGCCCAGTAGCGGTTCATCCGGTCGGCGAGCCTGCGTTGTGCCGCCGACAGCGGCGGAGTACCCGCGACGTCGAACTGGTACCTCAGCTCACACGCGTGCTGGGCCCCGGACGGAAGCCCCGCCAGGGGCAGCGGAGCCGGGGCGTCGCGGTCGGCGAACTCGTAGAGCCAGGTGTCGGTGTGGGTCGCGAAGGCCCGGCCCAGTTCCCAGGTGGGTCGGGCCCAGGCCCGGTCCGTGCAGATCTGTGCCCAGGCGAGGCTCGGGGTCGCGAAGTCGTCCAGCGGGTATCGCGTGGCGACGTCGTCGGCCGCGTCCCCGAACGCCTCGGCCAGCAGCCGGGGGTAGTCCTCAGCCGTGACGGGGTTGCCGACGGCGTCGGCGAAGAGCCCGACGAAGAACCGGGCCTCGTCACGCGTGGTACCCAGCAGCACCGGCACCCGGTGAAAGCGACCTGCGGGGATCGCCACCTCCGGCGATAAGGGCAGGACCGCCCCACCGAAGGCGGGCCGGATGAAGGCTCCTGACGTCTGGAGCAGGTCCTTCACCGGAACGCGCCGAAGTTGTGCGAGTGCCGACTCCGGGTCACTGCCCGGCTTCACCCAACCGTGTTCGGCCGCGACGGCGGCGCCGAACCGCTGCGACTCGGCCACCGGCGACCACCTCGGCGGCAGCGCCGGAACACCGGGGATGAGCAGGTGTGCGGGCGTCGAGCCCAGCACGGAGAACACGCTCTGCAGGACGGCACGGTGGAACAGCCCGGCCGAGGCGGGTGCTGTCAGGTGTGCCGCGACCTGCAGCGCGCCGTACGACTCGCCGGCCAGGGTCACGTTGTCCGGATCGCCACCGAACCGGGCGATCTCCCGCCGCACCCAGCGCAGTACTGCCTGTTGGTCCCGCAGGCCGAAGGTTCCGCTGTCGGCCAGCCCCGGATAGCCGAAACACGCCAGCACTCCGAGCCGGAAGTTCGGTTTCACGACCACGAGGTCGCCGGTGACCGCGAGCCGCCGTGCGTCATAGGCGGTAGCGGTTCCGTTCGTACCACCGCCGCCGTGCAACCACACCAGCACCGGTTTGCCCGCGCCCTCGGAAGTCTCCTCCGGAGCGGTGACGTCGAGGGTCAGGCAGTCCTCGTCGAGGGAGGTGACGGCCTCGAACGGCTGGGCGAGTTGCGGAGCTGGGTTGCCGGGCACGGTCGCGTCCCGGACGCCGGACCACGGCTCGGCCGGCGCGGGCGTCCGCCATCGCAGCTCCCCGACCGGGGCCGCGGCGTAGGGGATGCCCTGGAAGAAGAGATGCCCGTCGACGCGGCGGCCGCGCACGGCGCCGCTGGACAGCCGCACGGTCACGTGCCGGGTCACCAAGTGCCCCCTGGTTTTTGCAATAAGGTCATATGATCAAAGTAGCAATACGCCGCCATCGCCCTGGGAAGGGTCAGCGATCCGGGACGCCGCCCCCACCGGTGAACACCGTGCCGATGACCCGGCCCAGCGCGTCGCGTGCCGGGAAGGCGTCCGCACCGGAGAGCGCGACCTGGTCCGCCAACCCCTGCACGGTCGCGAGGATCGTCCGGGCCGCGAGCACCGCGTCCACGCCGGGATCGACCTCACCGCACTCCTTGCCGTGCTCGATCACGGTCGTGACGTGGCGGAGAATGTCGCCGCCGGCCCTGCGGGCCACCTCGGCGAGCCCCCCATGGTGCAGCGCCTGGGCCTGCAGGTGCTGGCGGACGCGGTATTCGAGGTCGCGCTCCTGGTCGAGCGGCAGCAGCTCGACCAGGGAGTCGAGCAGCACCCGCGCGATCGGCAGACCGGCGGCCTCACCCGCGCGGACGCGGACCCGCACCCGCTCGCTCATGCGACACCCGGCGTCGTCGTAGGCGAAACGCAGCAACGCGTCCTTGCCCGTGAAGTAGTGCTGGATGAGCCCGACCGAGACCCCGGCCTCGGCCGCCACCCGGGAGAACGAGACCGCGGCGAACCCTTCAGCGGCCAGCAGGCGCTGGAACGCCCGCGCGATCCGGTTACGGCGCTCATCATGATCGACGATCCGTGGCATGCTTTTATCATACGTCCATACCGCCAAATCTCTCTTCACCCACGACAGGAGCTTCGCCATGCGCGCCGATCTGCGCCAGGACCTGACCGCCGCCCTCAAGACCCGCGACCGCGTCGCCATCGCGGCACTGCGCTCCGCACTGGGAGCCATCGACAACGCCGAGGCCGTCCCCGTCGACAGCGCGCAAGCCACCGGCACCGACAGCGAACACGTCGCGGGGGCGGCGAGTGGTGTCGGTGCGGCGGAGACGAGGCGACGCGACCTCACCGAGGCGGAGCTGCGGTCTATCGTCGAGAACGAGGTACGACAGCGCACGGCCGCAGCGGACGAGTACGAGCGGCTGGGCCGCGTCGAAGCCGCCGAACGGCTCCGGGCGGAGGCCGAGGTGCTGAACCGGCACCTGAAGCCCTGACGGAAGGCGGGCGGGAAACTCCGTTGCTCCCGGGGCGCCAGGCCGTTATCACTGCCCTGTGCACAGTGCGCCTGGCTCGGCCGCGAGCTCCTTCTGCTGGCTGGACGTGAAGACCCACGACGTCACGGGGGTGTCCGCCTTCGCCACCGCCGTGCTCGGGTGGCAGGTCGCGGTTCCCCCGGACAGCCCGAGGCGGTCTCCGGTGCTCAGTGTCGCAGGGCATGAGATCGGAGGCGTCAGCGATCTGGCGAACCCCGTGTATCCGGAAGGTCTTCCGGCTCATGTGGCGTACTACCTCGCCGTCACCGACGTCGACCGGCGCGTCGACATGGCTCTGGCGCGGGGCGCCGAGCTCGTGGTCGGGCCCTTCGACGTACCCGGTCAGGGCCGGATGGCCACGCTGACCGACCCGTTGGGTGCCGCGTTCTCGTTGTGGCAGGCAGAAGGGTTCGCCGGGTGGGACTTCCCGCCCGGGCTCCCGGCAGCCCCGTACCGCATGGTGCTGTCCCACCCCGACGCGGCGCGGGCGCGGGACTTCTACCGCACGGTGCTCGAAGCCGAGCTTGCCTCCGCGGCGTTCGTGGCCGAGAAGGTCGACGGCGCGCCGGCGTGGGAGGTGGTGCTGGAAGTCGACGATCCGGAGGCCGTCGCAGTCCGAGCCAGGTCCCACGGCGAGGGCCGGGTCGGCATCGGAATC encodes:
- a CDS encoding RNA polymerase sigma factor — encoded protein: MSSLRGSEVGVVDRGWASEQLIEAAQGGDLESITAVVHGAHPHVRRFAEHLCASRQDAEDAAQEALIILYRKIGSLRASAALASWMFRIVRHECLRRARRLLDHHDGAGLGPVASAEDEVLKRLEAERVAAAIRALPDVQRRVLIMRDVLGHPGRAVAEALGLSTAAMKSHLHRARTTLRLSLRGGSEDAESPST
- a CDS encoding VOC family protein, whose product is MHSAPGSAASSFCWLDVKTHDVTGVSAFATAVLGWQVAVPPDSPRRSPVLSVAGHEIGGVSDLANPVYPEGLPAHVAYYLAVTDVDRRVDMALARGAELVVGPFDVPGQGRMATLTDPLGAAFSLWQAEGFAGWDFPPGLPAAPYRMVLSHPDAARARDFYRTVLEAELASAAFVAEKVDGAPAWEVVLEVDDPEAVAVRARSHGEGRVGIGIPGVSSVRLRTHEGIVLHLTRG
- a CDS encoding TetR/AcrR family transcriptional regulator — encoded protein: MPRIVDHDERRNRIARAFQRLLAAEGFAAVSFSRVAAEAGVSVGLIQHYFTGKDALLRFAYDDAGCRMSERVRVRVRAGEAAGLPIARVLLDSLVELLPLDQERDLEYRVRQHLQAQALHHGGLAEVARRAGGDILRHVTTVIEHGKECGEVDPGVDAVLAARTILATVQGLADQVALSGADAFPARDALGRVIGTVFTGGGGVPDR
- a CDS encoding DUF6223 family protein; this encodes MSVRHALTAAPIASTGALTLTTPAAAHVLAQPAIDALTVTPGRLWSLVAALVAVAGVVVAGVALARPNGRLGTGPRPTGALVALAAGVAGMVTGGLVVITAEGGPGTGYGIVGGFLDLAVGLLAVVLGALALARAKRTA
- a CDS encoding sensor histidine kinase; protein product: MNETRIGVADWLIAVGVAAALLVTGLSGQHPATSLDPLGHVLLAAGGLSLAVRRRSPITVLAVTGLCALGYQAVGFDVPVVAYLFAVYAAMRAGHRVVTVAASVVMLGALPLAILVSAQDVPPGTAFTQSRDVLELAWLVAAGAAGEALRQAERRAEEAERTREETARRRADEERLHIARELHDSLTHQISVIKVQAEVAVHLARRRGEQVPDALVAILEAGREAARELRATLEVLRGDDRDSARGIDDVSVLVERARMAGLDAKLTVEGARTEVPSTVQRTTYRIVQEALTNIARHADATVASIHIEYRPDAVVVRVEDDGKATPESMPVPGVGLLGMRERVTALGGHLRAEPREQGGFAVQAELPVEPVA
- a CDS encoding helix-turn-helix transcriptional regulator, with amino-acid sequence MTGAPSVPAASRPQEVSPAAQYLRDLALLRRVRDRIDREYAQPLNVEALARGVNMSAGHLSRQFRRAYGESPYSYLMTRRIERAMALLRRGDLSVTEVCFAVGCSSLGTFSTRFTELVGVPPSVYRRESAREAEGMPPCVAKRVTRPVRNREASPRRGAIA
- a CDS encoding peroxiredoxin family protein, whose amino-acid sequence is MLAAGSPAPQLVLEDTTGQTVRLSDYRGRHAVLLFFVRSTSCPVCNRHVRDLVRSGDELAADNVRVLLAVPEDREKAAAWKARHQIPFPVLTGRRDSPHEMVGLSRKVFGSMQQSGSILVDSHGIVRHAHGATMPTSSYDKKGITAAIASLNTPA
- a CDS encoding ATP-binding cassette domain-containing protein encodes the protein MSTATRTQSRPSRETPAVHAADSHDLIRVHGARVNNLADISVELPKRRLTVFTGVSGSGKSSLVFGTIAAESQRLINETYSAFVQGFMPTMARPDVDVLDGLTTAIIVDQERIGANPRSTVGTVTDTGALLRILFSRLGQPHIGSPQAFSFNVASISGAGAVTLERGGKTVKERREFSITGGMCPRCEGMGTVTDIDLTQLYDDSKSLAEGAFTIPGWKSDSFWTVRVYAESGFVDPNKPIREYTEQELADFLYREPTKVKIEGVKLTYEGLIPKIQKSFLSKDRESMQPHIRAFVDRAVTFTACPECDGTRLSKEARSSKIAGISIADACAMQISDLAEWVRGIDEPSVKPLLDTLRHTLDSFVEIGLGYLSLDRPSGTLSGGEAQRTKMIRHLGSALTDVTYVFDEPTIGLHPHDIQRMNNLLLRLRDKGNTVLVVEHKPETIAIADHVVDLGPGAGSAGGTVCFEGTVEELRDSDTLTGRHLGDRAALKETVRKPTGALEIRGATANNLRDVDVDIPLGVLVVVTGVAGSGKSSLVHSSIPADAGVVSIDQGAIRGSRRSNPATYTGLLDPIRKAFAKANGVKPGLFSANSEGACPNCNGAGVVYLDLAVMAGVSAPCEECEGKRFQASVLEYRFGGRDISEVLAMSVAEAEEFFGAGEARIPAAHKILQRLADVGLGYLRLGQPLTTLSGGERQRLKLAVHMAEQGGVYVLDEPTTGLHLADVEQLLGLLDRLVDSGKSVIVVEHHQAVMAHADWIIDLGPGAGHDGGRIVFEGTPADLVAARSTLTGEHLADYVGAGE
- a CDS encoding carboxylesterase/lipase family protein, translated to MTRHVTVRLSSGAVRGRRVDGHLFFQGIPYAAAPVGELRWRTPAPAEPWSGVRDATVPGNPAPQLAQPFEAVTSLDEDCLTLDVTAPEETSEGAGKPVLVWLHGGGGTNGTATAYDARRLAVTGDLVVVKPNFRLGVLACFGYPGLADSGTFGLRDQQAVLRWVRREIARFGGDPDNVTLAGESYGALQVAAHLTAPASAGLFHRAVLQSVFSVLGSTPAHLLIPGVPALPPRWSPVAESQRFGAAVAAEHGWVKPGSDPESALAQLRRVPVKDLLQTSGAFIRPAFGGAVLPLSPEVAIPAGRFHRVPVLLGTTRDEARFFVGLFADAVGNPVTAEDYPRLLAEAFGDAADDVATRYPLDDFATPSLAWAQICTDRAWARPTWELGRAFATHTDTWLYEFADRDAPAPLPLAGLPSGAQHACELRYQFDVAGTPPLSAAQRRLADRMNRYWAAFAADGDPGRDDLPAWPGFGTGHVQSLAPDRVGGTDYVAEHRLDFWERMP
- a CDS encoding VOC family protein — its product is MNTTDLTIHQTFLPHTDPEASLAFYRDTLGFEVRNDVEYQGMHWITVGPPGQPGTSIVLHPPAADPGITDDERRTIAEMMAKGTYASINLATKDLDGTFERLQSGDAEVVQEPTDQPWGVRDCAFRDPAGNMVRIFELR
- a CDS encoding response regulator, with the translated sequence MIRVLLVDDQPLVRSGFRALLDAEDDIEVVAEATNGREGVELVRTHLPDIALVDVSMPVMDGIEVTRRIAEEPSLAEVHVVILTNYGLDEYVFNALRAGAAGFLVKDIEPEDFLHAVRVAARGDALLAPSITRKLIDRYVSGPLVATGAGRKLDGLTNREREVVTLVAQGLSNEQIAHRLVISPLTAKTHVNRAMTKLHARDRAQLVVFAYESGLVVPGSL
- a CDS encoding GatB/YqeY domain-containing protein, whose protein sequence is MRADLRQDLTAALKTRDRVAIAALRSALGAIDNAEAVPVDSAQATGTDSEHVAGAASGVGAAETRRRDLTEAELRSIVENEVRQRTAAADEYERLGRVEAAERLRAEAEVLNRHLKP